One window of the Flavobacteriaceae bacterium YJPT1-3 genome contains the following:
- a CDS encoding T9SS type A sorting domain-containing protein — translation MKRLYFIVLLAFFHVGAAAAPTTVLPVSLDDFKSISATKADSFEFFVGTTTLTLKCLKPLKTIEVYNVVGQPVIQKKLSALKHEIDISSLSKGVYIAKVKFGETLKTFRFIKKN, via the coding sequence ATGAAAAGACTCTACTTCATTGTTTTACTGGCTTTTTTCCATGTTGGTGCCGCAGCTGCACCAACAACAGTCTTGCCTGTGTCCCTCGATGATTTCAAATCAATTTCCGCTACCAAAGCAGACAGTTTTGAATTTTTTGTAGGCACCACTACCCTAACCTTAAAGTGTTTGAAGCCACTTAAGACTATTGAAGTCTATAATGTGGTAGGCCAGCCGGTGATTCAGAAAAAACTAAGTGCACTCAAGCATGAGATCGACATCAGTTCGTTGTCTAAAGGCGTGTATATTGCCAAGGTGAAGTTTGGTGAGACCCTTAAGACCTTTCGCTTCATCAAGAAAAACTAA
- a CDS encoding polyprenyl synthetase family protein, translated as MKITEQIKEPIRFEMDLFEKKFRLSMSSRVALLNRITHYIVNRKGKQMRPMFVFLTAKMLGEGEVNDRTYRGASVIELIHTATLVHDDVVDDSNRRRGFFSINALWKNKIAVLVGDFLLSKGLLLSIDNSDFDLLRIISVAVREMSEGELLQIEKARRLDITEEIYFEIIRQKTATLIAACCAMGAQAVHATGEVEHMRKFGELIGLAFQIKDDLFDYGEEAIGKPTGIDIKEQKMTLPLIYTLNNCSPKEKRWLINSVKNKNRDKKRVKEVITFVKANGGLIYAIEKMTQLQQQALDMLAKYPPSPYKDSLELMVNYVIERKK; from the coding sequence ATGAAAATCACCGAGCAGATTAAAGAGCCCATCCGTTTTGAAATGGATCTCTTTGAGAAAAAGTTTCGCTTGTCCATGTCTTCCAGAGTGGCGCTGCTCAACCGTATCACCCACTATATTGTCAATCGGAAAGGGAAACAAATGCGGCCTATGTTTGTGTTCCTCACGGCCAAAATGCTTGGAGAAGGCGAAGTGAACGATCGCACCTATCGCGGAGCCTCTGTGATTGAATTGATCCATACCGCCACTCTGGTACATGACGACGTGGTAGACGACAGCAACCGGCGTCGGGGCTTTTTTTCCATCAATGCCTTATGGAAAAATAAGATTGCGGTCCTCGTTGGAGACTTTCTCCTTTCTAAAGGCCTATTGCTCTCGATCGACAATAGCGATTTTGATCTGCTGCGCATCATTTCAGTTGCCGTTCGTGAGATGAGCGAAGGGGAATTGTTACAGATCGAAAAAGCGCGTCGTCTCGACATTACCGAAGAAATCTATTTTGAGATCATCCGCCAAAAAACGGCTACCTTGATCGCCGCTTGCTGCGCCATGGGAGCTCAAGCGGTTCATGCTACCGGAGAGGTAGAACATATGCGAAAATTTGGTGAACTCATCGGTCTGGCTTTTCAGATCAAAGACGACCTTTTTGATTATGGGGAAGAGGCCATTGGTAAGCCTACCGGAATAGATATCAAAGAGCAGAAAATGACCTTACCGCTGATCTATACCTTAAATAACTGTTCGCCCAAGGAGAAGCGCTGGTTGATCAATTCGGTCAAGAATAAAAACCGCGACAAGAAGCGGGTGAAAGAAGTGATCACTTTCGTGAAAGCGAATGGCGGCCTGATCTATGCGATCGAGAAAATGACCCAATTGCAGCAACAGGCCCTGGATATGCTGGCCAAATATCCCCCCTCTCCCTACAAGGATTCCTTGGAACTGATGGTAAATTACGTCATTGAACGTAAGAAATAA
- a CDS encoding GTPase, which yields MTSGLLFVYNAASGQRQAWMDALHKWVSPQTYPCSLCALTHGVFQEKRAWTRFRESVTHPMEFLHADEFRQQYASKFGARFKLPVILWKGEHGLEVIMSAAEIAALDSLDQLIERLKGLSLT from the coding sequence ATGACCTCAGGTCTCCTGTTTGTCTATAATGCGGCAAGTGGTCAGAGACAGGCCTGGATGGATGCCCTGCATAAATGGGTGAGTCCGCAAACGTACCCCTGCTCCCTCTGCGCCTTGACCCATGGCGTATTTCAGGAGAAAAGAGCGTGGACACGCTTTCGCGAAAGCGTAACGCATCCCATGGAATTTCTACATGCCGATGAATTTAGGCAGCAGTACGCTTCTAAGTTTGGTGCTCGTTTCAAACTTCCGGTGATTTTATGGAAAGGAGAGCACGGATTGGAAGTGATTATGTCTGCGGCAGAAATCGCAGCCTTAGATTCGCTGGACCAACTGATCGAGCGATTGAAAGGATTATCGCTCACGTAG
- the gldB gene encoding gliding motility lipoprotein GldB → MINQIRLLFPKILGFLVLLGLCLACEQEPQVPEQIAAIPVDLKITRFDLEMAQSSPEDLPKLKQKYPLLYPKQYPDSFWIAKMQDTLQEALNREVAKAFPDFAGPKEDLDLLFKHIKYYYPETELPRVITLTTDVDYRNKVILADSLLLIATDTYLGADHEFYAGIPLYLVEDFRPDQMAIDVAYAFAKTKVRPPQARTFLAQMIYEGKLLYLMKRLFSLKSQAEVLGYSPQQLDWVQANEAQIWTYFIENDLLFSSDPKLTARFIDPAPFSKFYLELDNESPGGVGRFVGMEIVKSYMENQETDVETLLGLSAQSLFEQSNYKPRK, encoded by the coding sequence ATGATTAACCAAATTCGCCTCTTGTTTCCTAAAATTCTTGGATTTCTAGTATTGTTGGGTCTCTGCCTGGCTTGTGAACAGGAGCCTCAGGTGCCGGAACAGATCGCTGCCATTCCGGTGGACCTCAAGATCACACGATTCGATCTGGAAATGGCACAGTCCAGTCCGGAAGACCTGCCCAAATTGAAACAGAAATACCCCCTGCTTTATCCAAAGCAGTATCCGGATAGCTTTTGGATCGCTAAAATGCAAGATACCCTTCAGGAAGCCCTGAACCGAGAGGTGGCTAAGGCGTTCCCTGATTTTGCCGGCCCCAAGGAAGACTTGGATCTGCTTTTCAAACACATCAAATACTACTATCCGGAAACCGAGCTGCCCCGGGTGATCACCCTCACCACCGATGTCGATTACCGAAACAAAGTAATACTGGCAGATTCACTGCTTTTAATCGCGACTGACACCTACCTGGGTGCTGATCATGAATTTTATGCAGGCATCCCGCTCTATCTGGTGGAGGATTTCCGTCCTGATCAGATGGCCATTGATGTGGCCTACGCTTTCGCGAAAACGAAAGTACGACCGCCTCAAGCGCGAACATTCCTCGCTCAAATGATCTACGAAGGTAAGCTGCTGTATCTCATGAAGCGTTTATTCAGTCTGAAAAGTCAGGCGGAGGTCTTAGGTTACAGTCCGCAGCAATTGGACTGGGTGCAAGCCAACGAAGCTCAAATCTGGACGTATTTTATTGAGAATGACCTGCTCTTCAGTTCAGACCCTAAGCTGACGGCTCGCTTTATTGATCCGGCTCCCTTTTCTAAGTTTTACTTAGAGTTGGACAATGAATCACCCGGCGGGGTAGGCCGTTTCGTGGGTATGGAGATCGTGAAAAGCTATATGGAGAACCAGGAGACCGATGTGGAGACCCTATTGGGCCTTTCCGCTCAATCTCTATTTGAACAGTCAAACTATAAACCTAGAAAATAA
- a CDS encoding sigma-70 family RNA polymerase sigma factor — protein sequence MKVITFYSDERKLIKRAARGEREAQRQLYDQFAPKMLSVCRRYLPVLTQAEEAMCNGFLKVFLNLKSFRNEGSFEGWIRRIMVRESISYLRTQKKIYFVEDGLEKVEAPYASAHSELDVEYIQVLIDGLPEGYRMVFVMYAIEGYKHREIAEELGISESTSKSQLFKARALLQKQLNEQNNRTYGTD from the coding sequence TTGAAAGTCATTACTTTTTATTCAGACGAGCGAAAATTGATCAAGCGGGCGGCCCGAGGCGAACGGGAAGCACAACGTCAGCTATACGATCAGTTTGCGCCCAAGATGCTGAGTGTCTGCAGACGATATCTCCCAGTCCTCACTCAGGCTGAAGAAGCCATGTGCAATGGATTCTTAAAAGTATTTCTAAATCTGAAGTCTTTCCGTAATGAGGGTTCTTTTGAAGGGTGGATTCGACGAATCATGGTAAGAGAGTCCATTTCTTATCTGCGCACTCAAAAGAAGATCTATTTTGTGGAGGACGGACTGGAGAAGGTAGAGGCACCCTATGCCTCAGCCCACAGTGAGTTGGATGTGGAATACATACAGGTCTTGATTGATGGTTTACCAGAAGGCTACCGCATGGTCTTTGTCATGTATGCTATCGAGGGTTACAAGCACAGAGAAATTGCCGAAGAGTTAGGCATTAGTGAAAGTACATCAAAATCACAGCTGTTCAAGGCCAGAGCGCTTTTGCAAAAACAGCTGAATGAACAAAATAATAGAACCTATGGCACCGATTAA
- the rlmN gene encoding 23S rRNA (adenine(2503)-C(2))-methyltransferase RlmN encodes MTMKKKDIRALAKEQLRDFFVAQGDQAFRGNQVYEWLWQKGAHSFEGMTNISKETRQLLETHFVINHIEVDHMQRSQDGTIKNAVQLHDGLIVESVLIPTKSRTTACVSSQVGCSLNCEFCATARLKRMRNLNPDEIYDQVVAIDRQSRMYHDRPLSNIVFMGMGEPLMNYNNVLKAIEKITSEEGLGMSPKRITVSTSGVPKMIKKMADEEVKFNLAVSLHSALDEVRTSIMPFNENMPLADLKEALQYWYRKTKKRITYEYVVWKGINDNEEAIQALLDFCLAVPSKVNIIEYNPIDDGRFQQADPEAIDRYVQVLERAGVTVTVRRSRGKDIDAACGQLANKS; translated from the coding sequence ATGACGATGAAGAAGAAAGACATACGGGCGTTGGCCAAAGAACAACTGCGTGATTTTTTTGTAGCGCAGGGTGATCAGGCATTTCGCGGAAATCAAGTGTATGAATGGCTTTGGCAAAAGGGTGCTCACAGCTTTGAGGGCATGACCAATATCTCCAAGGAAACGCGTCAATTGTTAGAAACGCATTTTGTGATCAACCATATCGAGGTAGACCACATGCAGCGAAGTCAGGACGGAACCATTAAAAATGCCGTTCAACTTCACGACGGACTTATTGTTGAATCGGTGCTTATCCCGACTAAGAGTCGGACCACAGCCTGTGTTTCTTCTCAGGTGGGCTGTAGCTTGAATTGTGAATTCTGCGCCACAGCCCGACTCAAAAGAATGCGTAACCTTAATCCTGATGAGATCTATGATCAGGTGGTAGCTATAGATCGCCAAAGCAGGATGTACCACGACAGACCGCTCTCGAATATTGTCTTTATGGGCATGGGCGAACCGCTCATGAATTACAACAATGTACTAAAGGCTATTGAAAAGATCACCTCTGAAGAAGGGTTGGGCATGTCTCCTAAACGCATTACGGTTTCCACCTCTGGAGTACCCAAGATGATCAAAAAAATGGCCGATGAAGAGGTAAAGTTCAATTTGGCTGTATCCTTACACAGCGCTCTTGACGAGGTGCGCACCAGCATCATGCCCTTCAATGAGAACATGCCTTTAGCCGACTTGAAAGAGGCCTTGCAATACTGGTATCGAAAGACCAAAAAACGGATCACTTATGAATACGTGGTCTGGAAGGGGATCAATGACAATGAAGAGGCCATTCAGGCCTTGTTGGATTTTTGCCTGGCGGTACCCAGTAAAGTGAATATCATTGAATACAATCCCATTGACGATGGGCGCTTTCAGCAAGCGGATCCGGAAGCGATCGATCGGTATGTTCAGGTGCTGGAACGTGCGGGCGTTACCGTAACGGTAAGACGATCTCGTGGGAAGGATATTGACGCGGCCTGCGGGCAGTTGGCCAATAAGTCGTAA
- the gldC gene encoding gliding motility protein GldC — protein sequence MAKPETSDIKVKVTLDENRVPESLAWTARDGGVANEPAKAMLLSLWDHKKKEAVRIDLWTKDMPVDEMKVFFHQTLVTMADTFNRATQDEKMSATMHDFCDYFAEKLELGSKK from the coding sequence ATGGCAAAGCCAGAAACCTCAGATATCAAAGTAAAAGTAACCCTGGATGAAAATCGGGTTCCCGAGTCGCTCGCCTGGACAGCCCGAGACGGGGGAGTAGCCAATGAACCGGCTAAGGCCATGCTGCTTTCCCTTTGGGATCATAAGAAAAAAGAGGCGGTGCGCATTGATCTGTGGACCAAAGACATGCCTGTTGACGAAATGAAAGTGTTCTTTCATCAAACCCTGGTCACCATGGCCGATACTTTTAACCGGGCTACTCAGGATGAAAAGATGAGTGCTACCATGCACGATTTTTGTGATTACTTCGCTGAAAAGCTGGAATTGGGATCCAAAAAATGA
- a CDS encoding 3-phosphoshikimate 1-carboxyvinyltransferase: MTIQLSKANAQLSGSLQITGSKSESNRLLILQALYPNLTIENLSNSDDSKVMAQALSASSKLVDIHHAGTAMRFLTAYFATNKGADKILTGSARMQQRPIEVLVKALRELGATIEYQHQEGYPPLLIKGSTLSRKQVALQATISSQYISALMLIGASMPEGLTIDLVGKLTSVPYIQMTQELLNRIGINCAFKGNQIVIEPLEQIKDQTVTVESDWSSASYFYALVALSDDGQVTLGSYRKQSLQGDSVLAEIYRDLGVTTTFEQDTITLRQQSHLRKEHLKINLRDAPDIAQTIAVSCLGLGLSCELTGLHTLKIKETDRLVALQQEISKLGGAIEVTDDSLHLHKSPLLKENVSIATYQDHRMAMAFAPLAIKVPIAIEEAEVVSKSYPEFWNDLTHLGLEIKTL, encoded by the coding sequence ATGACTATCCAACTTTCCAAAGCTAACGCTCAACTTTCGGGCTCCCTACAGATCACAGGCTCTAAAAGTGAGTCCAATCGCTTGCTTATTCTTCAGGCTCTGTATCCTAATCTCACCATTGAGAATCTATCCAACAGTGACGACAGTAAGGTCATGGCCCAGGCCTTGTCCGCTTCAAGCAAGCTGGTCGATATTCATCACGCGGGTACCGCCATGCGTTTTTTGACGGCCTATTTCGCGACCAATAAAGGTGCCGATAAGATCCTGACCGGGAGTGCCCGTATGCAGCAACGGCCCATCGAAGTGCTAGTGAAAGCCCTTCGCGAACTGGGAGCTACGATCGAATATCAACACCAGGAGGGCTATCCTCCTTTACTCATTAAGGGAAGTACGCTTTCGCGAAAGCAAGTAGCACTGCAAGCGACCATCAGCAGTCAGTACATCAGCGCATTGATGCTCATTGGAGCCTCCATGCCCGAGGGTCTGACCATCGACCTGGTTGGAAAGCTGACCTCGGTGCCCTACATTCAAATGACCCAAGAGTTGCTCAATCGGATTGGGATCAACTGTGCGTTTAAGGGAAATCAAATTGTGATCGAGCCGCTGGAGCAGATTAAAGACCAAACAGTCACGGTGGAATCAGATTGGAGCTCGGCCTCCTACTTTTACGCCTTGGTCGCGCTTTCTGATGATGGACAGGTGACTCTGGGAAGCTACCGCAAACAAAGCCTGCAGGGCGATAGTGTACTGGCTGAAATTTACCGGGACCTGGGCGTGACGACCACCTTTGAACAAGATACCATTACCCTGCGGCAACAGAGCCATTTGCGTAAGGAGCATTTGAAGATCAACCTCCGGGATGCGCCGGATATTGCACAAACCATCGCGGTAAGCTGTCTGGGACTGGGCCTGAGCTGCGAGCTGACCGGTTTACATACCCTTAAGATCAAAGAAACGGATCGTTTGGTCGCACTGCAACAAGAGATCAGTAAGTTGGGCGGCGCTATTGAAGTGACCGATGATAGCCTACATCTTCATAAAAGTCCGTTACTTAAAGAAAACGTGTCCATCGCCACCTATCAGGACCATCGTATGGCTATGGCCTTTGCGCCTTTAGCGATAAAAGTTCCTATCGCGATTGAAGAGGCTGAAGTCGTATCTAAATCCTACCCGGAGTTTTGGAATGACCTCACTCACTTAGGTCTGGAGATCAAAACGCTGTGA
- a CDS encoding response regulator transcription factor, translated as MSRILIADHHPITRKGLKAIITDNPDYEIIGSVQDGEELLPQIATSQVDLLILEIDLPNLSGITALKEIKKEFPRLRILVLSCHPEEMYALSAIKSGASGYVDKTASLETIKKAIQQVHRGGIYLNKDLTERLSASQTYNQNLVYKYKKLSSREIEVLNLLSNGHRNKDIAMTLDINEKTVSTYKTRLLKKLNVTSLADLIKQARLLQTSDL; from the coding sequence ATGAGTAGAATTTTAATCGCCGATCATCACCCGATCACCAGAAAGGGGTTGAAGGCCATTATCACGGACAATCCCGATTATGAAATTATCGGGAGTGTACAGGACGGTGAGGAGCTATTACCACAAATCGCTACCAGTCAGGTAGATTTGCTGATCCTTGAGATCGACTTGCCCAATTTAAGCGGGATCACTGCGCTTAAAGAAATCAAAAAGGAGTTTCCACGCTTACGTATTTTAGTCTTGAGCTGCCATCCGGAGGAAATGTATGCGCTTAGCGCCATCAAATCAGGCGCTTCTGGCTACGTAGATAAAACCGCATCCCTGGAAACCATCAAAAAAGCGATACAGCAGGTGCATCGTGGAGGGATCTATCTCAACAAGGATCTTACCGAGCGACTTTCTGCCAGCCAGACCTACAATCAAAATCTGGTCTACAAATACAAGAAATTGTCCAGCCGGGAGATCGAAGTGCTCAATTTATTGAGTAATGGGCATCGCAATAAAGACATTGCCATGACTTTAGACATCAATGAAAAAACGGTAAGCACCTACAAAACGCGTTTACTGAAGAAATTGAACGTCACCAGCTTGGCCGATCTGATCAAACAAGCCCGCTTGTTGCAGACCTCAGACCTCTAG
- the nadE gene encoding NAD(+) synthase has protein sequence MQTDKVIDHIVKWLKDYATAANMDGFVVGISGGIDSAVTSSLCAKTGIRTLCVQMPIHQHESQVSRATEHINQLKKRFANVSDVEVDLTQVFETFKKAVPLVNSSDLLDLSLGNTRARLRMSTLYYFAGLHRYLVAGTGNKVEDFGVGFYTKYGDGGVDLSPIADLMKSEVFALGRALQVPQSILDAQPTDGLWGDNRTDEDQIGASYDELEWAMEMDAQGKTSTDFKDREAQVFTIYKRFNRANQHKMIAIPVCEIPVHLK, from the coding sequence ATGCAGACAGATAAAGTGATCGATCATATTGTAAAATGGTTAAAGGATTATGCCACTGCGGCCAATATGGATGGTTTTGTGGTGGGTATTAGTGGCGGTATCGACAGCGCGGTGACTTCGTCCCTTTGCGCCAAAACCGGAATCCGCACGCTCTGCGTGCAAATGCCCATCCATCAGCACGAGAGTCAGGTATCCAGAGCTACCGAACACATTAATCAGCTGAAGAAGCGTTTTGCCAATGTAAGCGATGTGGAGGTCGATCTGACCCAGGTATTCGAAACCTTTAAAAAAGCAGTACCCCTGGTCAATTCAAGCGATCTTCTTGACCTCAGCCTGGGCAATACCCGGGCCCGCCTCCGCATGAGTACGCTGTATTACTTTGCCGGACTGCATCGTTATCTGGTGGCCGGAACCGGCAATAAAGTGGAAGACTTTGGCGTGGGGTTCTATACCAAGTATGGTGATGGAGGGGTCGATCTGAGCCCTATTGCTGACCTTATGAAATCGGAAGTCTTTGCCCTGGGGCGCGCACTTCAAGTTCCTCAGTCCATTTTGGATGCCCAGCCCACAGACGGCTTATGGGGGGATAATCGCACTGATGAAGATCAAATTGGGGCTTCGTACGACGAGTTGGAATGGGCCATGGAAATGGATGCCCAAGGTAAAACCAGCACTGATTTCAAAGATCGGGAAGCGCAGGTTTTTACCATTTACAAGCGTTTTAATCGTGCTAATCAACACAAAATGATAGCGATACCGGTGTGCGAAATACCCGTTCACCTTAAATAA
- the queA gene encoding tRNA preQ1(34) S-adenosylmethionine ribosyltransferase-isomerase QueA — protein sequence MKLSNFNFDLPKELLAEYPAENRDESRLMVLHRDTKKIEHKLFKDLIDYFEPEDVMVLNNTKVFPARLFGNKEKTGARIEVFLLRELNSETRLWDVLVDPARKIRIGNKLYFGEDESLVAEVIDNTTSRGRTLRFLYDGSYEEFRHKLNELGETPLPKYIKREVTPEDEERYQTIFAKEEGAVAAPTAGLHFSKHLLKRLEIKGINFAEVTLHVGLGTFSAVEVEDLSKHKMDSEEAFIRPKAVSTVNTAIKEKRKICAVGTTAMRALESAVSSSGTLNEYAGWTNKFIFPPYDFSIANCMITNFHTPKSTLLMMTSAFAGHEFTKKAYEEAVKEKYRFYTYGDAMLIL from the coding sequence ATGAAACTTTCGAACTTCAATTTTGATCTGCCTAAAGAACTTTTGGCAGAGTATCCGGCAGAAAATCGGGATGAATCCCGTTTGATGGTACTGCATCGGGATACCAAAAAGATTGAACATAAACTTTTTAAAGACCTGATCGACTATTTCGAGCCGGAAGATGTGATGGTGTTGAACAATACCAAAGTATTTCCAGCCCGTCTTTTTGGAAATAAAGAAAAGACCGGAGCCCGGATCGAGGTGTTTCTACTTCGTGAACTCAATTCGGAAACCCGACTTTGGGACGTACTGGTCGACCCGGCACGTAAAATCCGTATTGGAAACAAATTATACTTTGGAGAAGATGAAAGTCTTGTAGCCGAAGTTATCGACAACACCACTTCCCGAGGCCGTACGCTGCGCTTTTTATACGACGGATCTTATGAAGAATTCCGTCATAAGCTCAACGAATTAGGAGAGACGCCTTTGCCAAAATACATCAAACGGGAGGTAACTCCTGAAGACGAGGAGCGCTATCAAACTATTTTCGCCAAAGAGGAGGGAGCGGTAGCTGCGCCTACGGCAGGTCTGCATTTTTCCAAACACCTGTTAAAGCGTTTGGAGATCAAGGGGATCAATTTCGCTGAGGTCACCCTGCATGTAGGTTTGGGCACCTTCAGTGCGGTTGAGGTGGAAGACCTTTCGAAGCACAAAATGGACAGTGAAGAAGCCTTTATTCGACCTAAAGCGGTGAGTACCGTGAATACAGCCATTAAAGAGAAACGCAAAATCTGTGCGGTAGGAACTACAGCCATGCGCGCCCTGGAGAGCGCTGTTTCCTCAAGCGGAACGCTTAATGAATACGCTGGTTGGACGAATAAATTCATCTTTCCTCCCTATGATTTCAGCATCGCTAATTGTATGATCACTAACTTCCACACGCCTAAATCCACTTTATTGATGATGACCTCCGCTTTCGCAGGTCATGAATTTACCAAGAAGGCCTATGAGGAGGCCGTAAAAGAGAAATACCGCTTTTATACGTATGGAGATGCCATGCTGATCCTATAG
- the dnaG gene encoding DNA primase: MIAKHTIDQVFETARVEEVIGDFVQLKKSGSNFKGLSPFSDERTPSFMVSPVKQIWKDFSSGKGGNVVAFLMEHEHFTYPEAIKYLAKKYGIEIEETEQTDEQKQEADKRESLYLINEFAKEYYHDTLLNSQMGKAIGLTYFKERGFSMETIKKFSLGYNPDQWDAFTQAALKKGYKLDLLEETGLTIVKEERKFDRFKGRVMFPIQSMSGRVLGFGGRILTNDKKAAKYLNSPQSDIYDKSKVLYGIYFAKQAIAKEDNCYLVEGYTDVIQFYQTGIENVVSSSGTALTPEQIRLIHRLTNNITVLFDGDAAGQRASLRGIDLILEQGMNVRVCTFPDGEDPDSFSRKHTLTELQEYLKEEAKDFIQYKASLLVEEAQGDPIKKAETVRDMVSSVAKIPDLIKREVYIQECARIMDISEEVLFSALAQLLSKNKKQQQRQNAEAAQGKPFEVVPKESTPVEKVDKLYELERKIIELLLLYGDLEEEFEDMVFSEDEEGEIILQPVSHKAKVFEKIFLDLQEDEVEFTNADFQKLYYKLIETLNLGEGLKIENFINDLEPNQAEEVSNIVMNEDKYLLHRWDTKDIYVKQKDKAIAQHVTETILSLRKYLIHAKVEELSTAATEESNRELLKEILDYNNLKNLLGQKLGRVLS, translated from the coding sequence ATGATAGCTAAACACACCATTGATCAAGTTTTCGAAACCGCCCGGGTAGAGGAGGTCATTGGTGACTTTGTTCAGCTGAAGAAGTCCGGGAGTAATTTTAAGGGGCTCAGTCCATTCAGTGACGAGCGTACGCCCAGTTTTATGGTCTCTCCGGTCAAGCAGATCTGGAAGGATTTTTCCAGTGGAAAAGGAGGGAATGTGGTGGCTTTTTTGATGGAGCACGAGCATTTTACCTATCCGGAAGCCATCAAGTATCTGGCTAAAAAATACGGCATCGAGATCGAGGAAACCGAACAGACCGATGAACAGAAACAGGAGGCCGACAAGCGGGAAAGTCTATACCTCATTAATGAATTTGCCAAAGAATACTACCACGACACTCTGCTGAATAGCCAAATGGGGAAAGCGATTGGGTTGACCTACTTCAAAGAGCGGGGATTCTCTATGGAGACCATCAAAAAATTCAGTCTGGGCTACAATCCCGATCAATGGGACGCCTTCACCCAGGCGGCTCTGAAAAAAGGCTATAAGCTGGATCTTCTGGAAGAGACCGGATTGACCATCGTTAAAGAAGAACGAAAATTTGATCGCTTTAAAGGCAGGGTGATGTTCCCCATACAGAGCATGTCCGGCCGGGTGCTTGGGTTTGGAGGACGTATACTCACCAACGATAAGAAAGCGGCCAAATACCTGAACTCCCCGCAAAGTGATATCTACGACAAGAGCAAGGTGCTCTACGGCATCTATTTTGCCAAGCAGGCGATTGCCAAAGAAGATAATTGCTACCTGGTAGAAGGGTATACCGATGTGATCCAATTCTATCAGACCGGAATCGAGAACGTGGTTTCTTCTTCTGGTACCGCCCTGACCCCGGAGCAAATTCGGTTGATCCATCGTCTTACTAATAACATCACGGTGCTGTTTGATGGCGATGCGGCCGGTCAACGGGCCTCTCTGCGAGGGATTGACCTGATTCTGGAACAGGGGATGAATGTGAGGGTCTGTACCTTTCCGGATGGGGAGGATCCGGATAGCTTTTCGCGAAAGCATACCCTGACCGAATTACAGGAGTATCTGAAGGAGGAGGCCAAAGATTTCATCCAGTATAAGGCTTCTCTTTTGGTCGAGGAAGCTCAGGGCGATCCGATCAAGAAAGCAGAGACGGTACGTGATATGGTGTCCAGTGTGGCCAAGATTCCAGATCTGATCAAGCGTGAGGTATACATTCAGGAATGTGCCCGCATCATGGACATTTCGGAAGAGGTCTTGTTCAGTGCATTAGCCCAGTTGCTCAGCAAGAACAAAAAACAGCAGCAACGTCAAAACGCTGAAGCCGCTCAAGGAAAGCCCTTTGAGGTCGTTCCCAAAGAAAGCACCCCGGTAGAAAAAGTGGATAAGCTCTATGAACTGGAGCGTAAGATCATCGAATTGCTTTTGTTGTACGGCGACCTGGAGGAGGAGTTTGAGGATATGGTTTTTTCGGAAGACGAAGAAGGAGAGATCATTCTGCAACCGGTCAGTCACAAGGCCAAGGTGTTTGAGAAAATATTCTTAGATCTGCAGGAGGATGAGGTAGAATTCACAAACGCCGACTTCCAGAAGCTATACTACAAACTCATCGAAACTCTGAATTTGGGCGAAGGTCTGAAAATCGAAAATTTCATCAATGATCTGGAGCCTAATCAGGCGGAGGAGGTTTCCAACATTGTGATGAATGAAGATAAATACCTACTGCACCGCTGGGATACCAAAGATATTTACGTCAAGCAAAAGGATAAGGCCATCGCTCAGCATGTCACGGAAACGATTTTAAGTCTGCGAAAATACCTGATCCATGCCAAGGTAGAAGAACTGTCTACGGCCGCTACCGAAGAAAGCAACCGCGAACTCCTCAAAGAGATCTTAGATTACAACAATCTGAAAAATCTTTTGGGTCAAAAATTGGGAAGGGTCTTGTCGTAG